The genomic DNA TCGAACCTGGAATCTTCTGATCCGTAGTCAGACGCGTTATCCATTGCGCCACAGGACCCGTTAGTATTGGGGCGACTAAATACTGGTTTCCGCTTTCgaagaaatatgtaaatgggTTGGGGTTAAAGTTAGCTTAACCCTAACAATATCGGTATAtggaaaaattgtttaaacaaaaaccacagtGCTTCATGCGTTCTGTAGTTTATTttgaaaaacaagaaacaaatgCTGTGGTGGACTGAAATAGAGCTGGCATTTTGATATATAATTATATCAAAAATATACTTAATCCACGCACATATTTATAAAACAGATATTGATATAGATATTCTCAAAGAAGAACACTAATTTAATAGTCATTAggttaaaaatatatcaattatacaaaaatgatgatgatcaaaacaaaaaacgtatAGTTCATTAAAGGTTATAAAGCAATATCCAAAAATTGACtacttaaatattaaaaaaataaaataaaaaaatttaaacttCTGCGATCCTGCCAGGAGTCGAACCTGGAATCTTCTGATCCGTAGTCAGACGCGTTATCCATTGCGCCACAGGACCAGTTGTTATATAGGGTGACTGATTACTGATTTCCGATATTGAAAAGATATGGAAAGGGTTTGGGGTTAGACGAGATTTAAGTGATTACCAAAGAAAAAGTTCCAAAACTTTTAGAACATTTTGGAAATACATggaaaatacccaaaaactCTACCAATACCCTTGGAATTCTGTCTCCCCCTAGAAACGAATTGAATGACCTTGTTCGCAATGTGAACCTTTTGTGCAGaattgccaaatgcaaatgcgaatctgaatctgaatggGGGAGAGACATTCCCAGAAAtcatattacgcatacgcccccacacacacacagaatgctgtagcaatttttgattttatgtCAATTTCCCAGCACTCTTAAAGGGaatagaaaggaaaggaataGAATGGAATGCAGCGATCTGTGTTTGCACATTTCGTTTGTTGCCCGAGCACCAAAGGGACTCGTAAACACTTGGCCaacacgcacacccacacagcgagagagcgggGGGACAAAGGAAGTGTGCATTGAGATTGAGTGGGGAAAAAGTTGGACCGAGGGGTTGGTTCGTTTGGTTCAATCCTTGACCCGTCATAACGTCGTCCCCTTCGCCCAGCTGACAGCAGAGTTAAATGAGATAtgcttttacattttttcgatAAATTtcttgcacttgcactggGATCCGACAGCTTTttggtgggggaggggagggataACATTATTAGCAAAGAGAGCTAGCGAAAAACTTTaacataaaaatggcaaacggatTTGGCGCAGAGCTTGAAAATTGAGATTTACTGGGGAgcaatatttatggcaaacGCCAAACTGCAAAGTGCAACGAGAGGAAAGCTAAAGGGGGGAAGAACCCAACGGAGCTAAACCAATTTGAACAAAGTGCTTAGTTATCCCAGAATCCGCTGCTTATCGAGTGACAGTCGTGATGAATGCGAAAGGCAATTAGGAGGAGCCAAGTCAAGGGTGAGCAATCGCTATATAAGGATTATGTCCACACTCTACTGGCTTATACGAATCCAAGATGCGCTCCCTGTCTCTGATCTGTTTATTCTTCGGCCTGGTCTGGGCCCAAACGACTCCATCGGGCGAAGAAGGCTCCACCGAATCGGACATTGCATTCTCGCCGTTCATTGTCACCGATGGCAAGTACGCTTTAGGAACCTTTGCCAAGGTGAACTGGTATCAGGCTCAGGCCACCTGTGCCTCCTACGGCTACACTCTGGTCAGCATCACCACGGAGAGCGATCAGCGCGCGGTGCGCAATTTCCTGTACACCCGCGGCAATGCCCAGCTACCACTGCTGGACGCACCCTTGTGGACCTCGGGCACGGATCTGGCCAATGCAGACACCTGGATTTGGTTCAGCAATGGACGCACCTTCACCTATCGCAACTTCCAGAACGGTTTGAGCTACTatcccagctccagcagaaACTGCCTAGCCGTCTATGCCATTACTGGTGCCTGGGTGAACGAGGAGTGCAGCGAGCAGCGCTACTTTGTCTGTGAGAAACGTTGCCTGTTCGAGGACTAGACTATGGGTCCAATCAATAACGGTGTTGgcttataaatatgtacaaacatcaataaaataatcagcagcaaaacagaatttaatgatttttgaaTGTCTTCGAATGAAGGCCATGAAGTTGCTtcaaagcaggcagcagcagtctttGCATCCAATGCATCAGTCAGCTTTTGATTGAGCACTAGCCAAAGCTTGCGGCAGCATTAAGCTTCTGGCATAATTAAGCTCTTGTTTTTGCTCAAACAAAAGCTGACTGATGCGAGGCAACTTCATGGCGCATTTGAATTTATggaacattttgtatgccaattGCGGACTTAGGTGTTGTTGAAGTAAGATTTCTGTATtccaatattatttttttaggGTTCTCTCAGCACGATGAAACAAACTCCAACTTCTTGTTGATActttttcgcatttaattgcactttAAACATATATTTGATTGTTTATAATGGTCTCATTCAATAGACAAATATTCTCGCATATAAAACTGATCTTCTCATTGCAGGGTGCACTGTGCCACTTGGTGTCCTGGCCCAGCACAAGGCAGGCATCGCCGTGAGTCTTATTCGAGCGGGGCTCTTTCCTGGCCCAGCGACTGTACGTCATGGGTAGCCCAGTGCTCAGCCAAGTCCAGGTCCCCAGGCTGCTGCGTTCCACCAGATTTGTGGCGGCCAGCCAGAAGCGTTTATCGGCCAAAACCAAATCTAGGAGAAAGGGTTAACAATAACGGGGGATGCCTTAAGGGTCATGGCTTTTCTTACTACTTCGTTTGACACGCTGCAGCATGAGCGAATGCTGATCCCGATTGTTCACCGTGGCCAGAACGGCTCCCACGCTGTTACATATTTGATGGGCCTCGAACCAGTTGACCTGCAGAGACCAAAAGATAAGCACAGAAACATCTGTAACCTTTGGCTTACCTTCGCAAATGTTGCCACAGAATAATGTTCATCGCATTGCAGCAAAGGATTACAGTCCG from Drosophila subobscura isolate 14011-0131.10 chromosome E, UCBerk_Dsub_1.0, whole genome shotgun sequence includes the following:
- the LOC117891459 gene encoding macrophage mannose receptor 1, with the protein product MRSLSLICLFFGLVWAQTTPSGEEGSTESDIAFSPFIVTDGKYALGTFAKVNWYQAQATCASYGYTLVSITTESDQRAVRNFLYTRGNAQLPLLDAPLWTSGTDLANADTWIWFSNGRTFTYRNFQNGLSYYPSSSRNCLAVYAITGAWVNEECSEQRYFVCEKRCLFED
- the LOC117889745 gene encoding perlucin-like protein, whose translation is MIFILLIAVCGVAVASNNTKLEFVFGADCNPLLQCDEHYSVATFAKVNWFEAHQICNSVGAVLATVNNRDQHSLMLQRVKRSNLVLADKRFWLAATNLVERSSLGTWTWLSTGLPMTYSRWARKEPRSNKTHGDACLVLGQDTKWHSAPCNEKISFICENICLLNETIINNQIYV